A single Thermoanaerobacterium sp. RBIITD DNA region contains:
- a CDS encoding IS1634 family transposase: MYLRKATNKKTGRTYLSIVHNYWDKNTKTTRSVTIESLGYLDELEKKYENPIEFFTHEAKKLEEQRLSENAHLTFTIAKNELIPSNSVNRKNFGYAAFSKIYHELEIDKFLKNRQRHSKEEYDANAIMKLLVFSRLLYPASKKKTYENKDIFFEKFDFSLDDVYRCLTFFNKHSEALQLWIHEHIKSLYDRNTDLVYYDVTNYYFEIDEQDELRKKGVSKEHRPDPIVQMGLFMDTNGIPITYKLFPGNVPDKTTLIPALSRIQREYSLGRIIIVADRGLTTGDNIWYILSAKNGYVLSYSIRSADKDFQDYVLDESGYINKGNGFKIKSRLYPREIQVTATNGKKIKKVVDEKQVIFYSPEYAAKAKIDHAASIAKAMDMIKNPGKYNKSISYGAAKYVKNLVFDADTGEISESVRQHLAFDEEKLREEEKFDGYYAIVTSEYKETPEKIIDMYRGLWKIEESFKVTKSDFESRPVYLSLKEHIDAHFLICFIALVIVRILEYRLKGKYSVTEILESLGKACCSHIKENYYLFDFCNNALEDIGKELNIDFRKKIMSLGEIKKSLAQTKKF; the protein is encoded by the coding sequence ATGTATCTTAGAAAAGCTACAAATAAAAAAACTGGCCGTACATACTTATCTATTGTTCATAATTATTGGGATAAAAATACCAAAACCACAAGATCTGTAACCATTGAATCTCTTGGTTACCTTGATGAATTGGAAAAAAAGTATGAGAATCCTATTGAATTTTTTACTCACGAAGCGAAAAAGTTAGAGGAACAAAGATTATCTGAAAATGCTCATCTTACGTTTACTATTGCTAAAAATGAGTTGATACCTTCTAACTCTGTTAATCGTAAAAACTTTGGCTATGCAGCTTTTAGTAAAATTTATCATGAGCTTGAAATAGATAAATTTCTAAAAAACAGACAACGTCACTCAAAAGAAGAATATGATGCTAATGCTATCATGAAACTTCTTGTATTCTCACGCTTATTGTATCCTGCTTCAAAGAAAAAGACTTATGAGAATAAAGATATATTCTTTGAGAAATTTGATTTTTCTTTGGATGATGTTTATAGATGTCTTACTTTTTTCAACAAGCATAGTGAAGCTTTACAACTTTGGATTCATGAGCACATTAAATCTTTGTATGATCGTAATACAGATTTGGTTTACTATGATGTTACTAACTATTATTTTGAAATTGATGAGCAGGATGAATTGCGTAAAAAAGGAGTTTCTAAAGAACACAGACCGGATCCGATTGTACAGATGGGATTATTTATGGATACCAATGGTATCCCCATTACATATAAGCTTTTTCCTGGTAATGTGCCTGATAAAACTACTTTGATTCCAGCTTTAAGCAGGATCCAACGAGAATATTCTTTAGGTAGAATAATTATTGTAGCAGATAGAGGATTAACTACTGGTGATAATATCTGGTATATTCTATCAGCTAAGAACGGCTATGTATTAAGTTATTCTATTCGTAGTGCAGACAAAGATTTTCAGGATTATGTTCTTGATGAAAGCGGATATATTAATAAGGGTAATGGCTTTAAAATCAAATCAAGACTTTACCCTAGGGAAATTCAAGTAACTGCAACGAATGGCAAAAAAATAAAAAAGGTAGTAGATGAGAAACAAGTTATTTTCTATAGTCCTGAATATGCAGCTAAAGCCAAGATAGATCATGCAGCTTCAATAGCTAAAGCAATGGATATGATTAAAAATCCTGGGAAGTACAATAAATCTATATCATATGGTGCAGCTAAATATGTAAAGAATCTTGTTTTTGATGCTGATACAGGGGAAATATCCGAGAGTGTGCGTCAGCATTTGGCTTTTGACGAAGAAAAATTACGTGAAGAAGAAAAATTTGATGGCTATTATGCTATAGTGACCAGTGAATACAAAGAGACGCCTGAAAAAATAATTGACATGTATCGTGGGCTTTGGAAGATAGAAGAATCCTTCAAAGTAACGAAAAGTGATTTTGAAAGTAGACCTGTCTATTTGTCGCTAAAAGAGCATATTGATGCTCACTTTTTGATATGCTTTATAGCACTTGTAATTGTAAGGATATTAGAATATAGATTGAAAGGCAAATATTCGGTAACAGAAATACTTGAAAGTCTTGGTAAGGCATGCTGCAGTCATATCAAAGAGAATTATTATTTATTTGATTTTTGTAATAATGCTCTTGAAGATATTGGAAAAGAGTTAAACATTGATTTTAGAAAAAAAATTATGAGTCTTGGGGAAATAAAAAAATCTTTAGCACAGACAAAAAAGTTCTGA